Within the Gordonia westfalica genome, the region AATCCTCCCGAGGAGCAGACCCATGCCCCGCTTCGCTCTCACCGCCCCACCGCCCCGCTCCGCCCCTCGACGTGCGTCGGGCCACCGCGTCGCCCTGGTCATCGCGTTGGTCGCAGCCGTGATGAGCCTGAACTTGCTGGCCGCGCCCGGCGCCGGCGCAGCGACCACCACAACGTTGAAATGGAATACCTCGTCGATCACCTACAACATCGTGAACGGCGTGGGGTTCGGTGCCGGCGTGAACTTCAAGTTGGGATCGCACAAGACGCGAAATCTGACTCTCTTCGGCCGGTACAGCTGGGGATGGAATCGGGCGCTGAACGGCCAGACGCTCCCCTCGACCTGGAAAAACCAATATCACGTTCGTTTCCTGGACGCTGCCGGCAAGGCGGTGTGGACGCAGTACAACTCCATCCCCAACGGCGGCAAACGCACCTACTCCGTGGGCAGCAACGTCAGGACGATTCAGGTCACCGCTGGAACCAACAAGGACCCGTACGGGCGGCCACGCGTGGTCGCCGTCGGACCGGGCGTCGCATACGAATCCTCGTAGCGGCACCGCCCCGACCGGACAGCTCGAACAGCCACATCACGTGGAACACCGGGCCCCCACTGGGTGAATTCAGTGGGGGCCCGGTGGGTCTGTGAGGTCAGGCAACTCGTTCGAAGATCGCGGCGAGTCCCTGACCGCCGCCGATGCACATCGTTTCGAGGCCGTAGCGGGCCTCCCGGCGCTGCAGTTCGCGGGCCAGCGAGGCCAGCATGCGGCCGCCGGTCGCGCCGACCGGATGGCCCAGCGAGATCCCCGAGCCGTGGACGTTGGTGCGGTCGAAGTCGCCTCCGGAACCGAAACGGCCGAAGCCCCATTCGCGGGTGACGGCGAGAGCCTGGGCCGCGAAGGCCTCGTTGAGTTCGATGAGGTCGATGTCGGCCAGGGTCAGACCGGCCTTGGCCAGCGCATTCTCGGTGGCCGGCACCGGCCCGATGCCCATGGTGCGCGGCGGGACACCGGCGAGTCCCCACGAGACGAGCCTGACGAGCGGGCGCAGGCCCAGCTTCTCGGCGACCTCGCCGGTGGTGACGATCGCCATCGACGCGGCGTCGTTCTGTCCGCTGGCGTTGCCCGCGGTCACGGTGGCCTCGGGGTCGGCCTTGCCCATGATCGGCTTCAACTTGGCCAGCGACTCCAGCGACACGTCCGGGCGCGGATGCTCGTCGGTGTCGATGACCGTGTCGCCGCCACGGCCCGGCACGGTGACCGGGATGATCTCCTCGGCCAGCACGCCGTCCTTCTGGGCACGCACTGCGCGAGTGTGGGATTCGACGGCGAGCTCGTCCTGCTCCTCGCGGGAGATCTCGTATTCCTTGCGGAGGTTCTCCGCGGTCTCGATCATGCCGCCGGGTACCGGGTAGTGCTTGCCGCCGGCGGTCGAGCGGGCGCGGACGAGGCTGTCGTGCATGGCGATTCCGGTGCGCGCGCCGCCCCACCGCATGTCGACGGAGTAGAACGAGGCGTTGCTCATCGACTCGGCGCCACCGGCGACGACGAGATCGTTGTCACCCGAGCCCACCTGGTACGCGGCCTGGATGACGGCCTGCAGACCCGAGCCGCATCGACGATCGATGTGCATGCCGCCCACCGTGATCGGCAGTCCGGCGTCGAGCGCGATGACGCGGCCGAGGGCGGGGGCCTCGCTGTTGCCGTTGCAATGTCCGAGGATCACGTCCTCGACCTTCTCGCCGTCGAGCCCGGTGCGCTCGAGCAGGCCCTTGAGCGCGGTGACGCCCAGGTCGACTGCCGTGAGGCTCTTGAACATCCCGCCGTAGCGTCCGATGGGGGTACGGACCGGCTCGCAGATGACGACGTCGCGCATGGGTGAAACCTTTCGCAGAATCTCAGAAGTGGAAATGTTTGTGTGAGAGCGGGTCTCACATGAAGCGTCCGCCGGTGACCTCGAGGACCGTGCCGGTCATGTACGACGACATGTCCGAGGCGAGGAACAGGGCGACGCTCGCGACCTCTTCGACCTCGCCCGCGCGGTGCATCGGGATCTCCGACATCTTCTGGTCCCAGGCCTTCTGCGGCATCGCCTCGGTCATCGCCGAGCGGATGAGGCCGGGCTGGATCGCGTTGACCCGCACACCGTGGTGAGCCATCTCCTTGGCCGCGGCCTTCGTCATGCCGACGATGCCGGCCTTCGCGGCGGAGTAGTTGGTCTGGCCGACCATGCCGACCTTGCCCGACAGCGACGAGATGTTGACGATCGCACCGGACTTCTGCTCACGCATGATCGCGGCGGCCTTGCGGGTGCCGTTCCAGGTGCCCTTGAGGTGCACCGAGATCACCAGGTCGAAGTCCTCCTCGGTCATGGTGCGCATGGTGGCGTCGCGGGTGATGCCGGCGTTGTTCACCAGCACGTCGAGCGAACCGAAGCCGTCGACCGCCTCGGCGAGCAGCGCGTCGACCTCGCCGGCCTCGACCACGTCGCACTTCACGGCGCGGGCGACGTCGCGGTCACCGAGCTTGTCGGCGGCGGCCTGCGCGGCGTCGAGGTTGAGGTCACCCAGGACCACCTTGGCGCCGGCGTCCACGAAGGAGCGGGCGATCTCGAAACCGATGCCCTGGGCGGCGCCGGTGATGACGGCGGTGCGTCCCTCGAGCAGCGGCTGGGCGGTGGTGGATGACATGTTCGGTCCTTCCCGGGAAGTCCTGGCGCCGGGCACCAGGTCTCGATCTGATGCGGCACCAGACGACGTACTACGGACAGTCCCTCGCGCGTCGTGGCTCACACGGCGGCTTCGGGGTGATGCCAGTAATCTAACCTGCATTCCCGGCGTCGAAGGCCCGGAGTTTCATACGCAACGGCTATCGGAGCGATCCCACTTTCGTATTGGACCCCTCACCGCGGACGCGCAAGAGTGGCACCATGACCGGAGTGATTCAACAACCGACCACCACCTCTCAGGTGAGCGCGGAAGACTTCGCCGACATCCTGGCGGCGACCCGAGAGTTCGTGCGCGAGGTCGTCGTGCCGCGCGAACAGGAGATCCTCGACACCGACGCCATCCCCGAGGACATCCGCCAAACCGCCAAGGACATGGGTCTTTTCGGCTACGCCATCCCTCAGGAGTGGGGCGGTCTCGGCCTCGACCTGACCCAGGACGCCGAACTCGCCATGGAACTCGGCTACACCTCACTGGCCCTGCGATCGATGTTCGGCACCAACAACGGCATCGCCGGTCAGGTCCTGGTGAGCTTCGGTACCGACGAGCAGAAGGCCACCTGGCTGGAGAAGATCGCCTCCGGTGAGGTCGTCGCGTCATTCGCCCTGACCGAGCCGGGCGCCGGTTCGGACCCCGCCGGCCTGCGCACCAAGGCCGTCCGCGACGGTGACGACTGGGTCATCAGCGGCGAGAAGCGCTTCATCACCAACGCACCGCTGGCCAACCTGTTCGTCGTGTTCGCCCGCACCCGTCCGGCCGACGAGAACGGCACCGGCATCGCGGTGTTCCTCGTGCCCGCCGATTCCGCCGGACTCACCGTCGGCGCCAAGGACCGCAAGATGGGCCAGGAAGGCGCCTGGACCGCCGACGTGCACTTCGACGGCGTCCGCGTCCCGAACTCCGCACTCATCGGCGGCAGCGAGGACGTCGGCTACAAGGCCGCGATGCTGTCGCTCGCCCGCGGTCGCGTGCACATCGCCGCACTGTCCGTCGGCACCGCTCAGCGCGCGCTCGACGAGTCGATCGCGTGGGCGGCCACCGCCACCCAGGGCGGCAACCCGATCGGCGAGTTCCAGCTGGTCCAGGCCATGCTCGCCGACCAGCAGACCGGCGTGATGGCCGGCCGCGCGCTGGTGCGCGACGCCGCCTGCGCCTGGGTCGAGGGCACCGACCGTCGTCTCGCGCCGTCCGCGGCGAAGCTCTTCTGCACCGAGATGGTGGGCAAGGTCGCCGACCTCGCCGTCCAGATCCACGGCGGCAACGGCTACATGCGCGACGTCCCGGTGGAGCGCATCTACCGCGAGGTCCGCCTGCTGCGTCTCTACGAGGGCACCAGCGAGATCCAGCGCCTCATCATCGGGCGCAACCTCTACAAGCAGGGCACCAAGAACGCCCAGCGCTGAACCGACGACGGACCCATCGGCCTCCCTGCCGGTGGGTCCGTTCGCGTTCCGTGGGTCGGTCGCGTGTGAGGGTCAGGTCGCGGCGAGCGGTACACGCAGTATCCGGTCGTCACCCTCGACCGGGCGTCCGCGTCCGTCGGTATTACTCGTGCCCAACCACAGAGCCCCGTCGGGCGCGACGGCCACCGCGCGCAGCCGGCCGAAGGTGTCGGCGAGGACATCGACGGGCCGGCCCGCCGATTCGCCGGCGAGCGGGATCTCCCACAGCCGGCGACCGCGGAGCGCGGCCATGTAGGCACGGTCACCGAGGATGGCCAGCCCGGCGGGTGAGGCCTCCGATGTGCTCCAGGTGGCCTGCGGTGCGACGAATCGCGGGTCGTCGGACTCCCCTTCGACCGTCGGCCACCCGTAATTGCCGCCGCGTCGGATCAGGTTCAACTCATCCTGGCCGTTCTGGCCGAACTCCGTGGCCCACAGGCGGTTCGCAGAGTCGAACGCCAGACCCTCGATGTTGCGGTGACCGTACGACCAGACCTCATTGCCGAACGGGTTGCCTGCGGCGGCACGCCCGTCCCGATCAACTCGCAGGATCTTTCCGTTGAGCGATCGGACATCCTGTGCGACATCGGGTTCCGCCGCGTCTCCAACTGCGACGAACAGATGTCCGGTGCTGTCGAACAGCAGGGCGCCACCATGATGGTTCGACGCGAAGTCGAGACCGGTGAGCAGCGGACGGGGATCGGTCAGCCGATCGCCGTCGAATTCCATTCGGATCAGCCGATTGTCGTGGTCGGTCGTGTAGTACAGGTAGACCGCCGACTCGTCTCCCGGTGCCAGGGCGATGCCCTGGAGACCGCCCTCGCCCCGCGGGGCGGCGTCGGCGACATCCCCGACCGTCGTCACCGGTCGGCCCGGTACGACACGCACCACCGTGGCGTCGTCGCGCTGGGTGACCAGTGCGCTGCCGTCGCGCAGGAATGCGAACGCCCACGGGACATTCAGCCCGGACGCCACCGTGGTGATGCGGGTCGGGTCGACGGTCGTCGCGGTACCGGTCGACGGCGCCGGCATGCCCGGCGCGGAGGGATCGGACGTGGGCGTGCCGGTTGTCCGTGACGACGAGTCGGGTGCACACGCGGCGACCACACCCAGACCGCCCAGTGCGACGGCGGCGAGGAAGTCCCGACGATGCATACGAGCCATCAACCGAGGATCGCACGGGATCTGCGAGGTGTCGATGCGCGGAACCTGGCTCGGTCGGCGGAACAGTCCGCAGCCGGGATCAGGCGGTGCCGAGGCGTTCGCGCAGGGCGACCTTCTGGATCTTGCCGGCCGCCGAGGTCGGCAGTTCCCCGACGACGAACACGTCGCGGATCTTCTTGTACGGCAGCACCTGTTCGGCGACGAACGCGGCCACCGCGTCCTCGTCGATGACGTGGCCGTCCTTGGGGACCAGGAACGCGACCGGTTCCTGGCCGACGTGCCCGGCCTCCCGACCGACCACGGCGGCGGCCGCGACGTCGGCATGGGTCACCAGGATCTCCTCGAGCTCACGCGGATACACGTTGTAGCCCTTGTAGATCAGCATGTCCTTGGCGCGGTCGCAGATGTAGATGCAACCGTCGGCGTCGCGGTAGGCGATGTCGCCGGTGTCCAGCCAACCGTCGACGAACTGTTCCGCCGTCTTCTCGGGATGGCCGAGGTAGCCGTCGGTGACCTGCGGACCGCGGACCCAGAGCTGTCCCCGCTCCCCTGCCGGCAAGACGATGCTCGGGTCGTCGGCGGCGCGGATCTCGACCTCGGTGTCGAAGGTCGGCAGGCCGACGCTGCCGAGCCGGTACTGCCCCTCGGCGGTGAGCGGCGCCGAGGACACCAGGCAGGTCGCCTCGGTGAGCCCGTAGCCCTCGACGATCGCCGCTGCGGGGAAGGCCTTCTCGAGTTGTTCGAGCGTCACCAGGTCGATCGGGGCGGCGCCCGAGGAGACCACCCGCACCGACGTCAGATCACGCGACTCGACGTCGGGATGGACTGCCAGCGCATGCCACATCGCCGGGCTGCCGGTCACATACGACGCCCGGTGCTGCTCGATGAGGGCGAGCATGCGACCGGGTTCGAATCGTCCGGCGAACACATGGGTTGCGCCGCACAGCAACAGGAACGACATGTTGATCAGGGCGTGCGCGTGGAACAGCGGCGACACGACGACGGTCGCGGCATCACCCGGGACCACGCCGCGGGCGGAGCCCTCGCGCGGCGTCAACCGCAGCAGCCCGTCGTCGCCGACCTCGATCGCGTGCCCTGCACGCCATCCGATCATCTGCGTGACGTTGCCGAGCACGTTGCGGTGCAGGACCCGAACGCCTTTCGAGACACCGGTGGTCCCACCGGTGAACGCCAGGTGGGCGACGTCGTCGGAGGACACGGCGACCGCGGGCACCTCGGAATGTCCGGCGGTGAACTCCTCGAGTGAGGTGACCCGCACGCCCTCGACCGCAGCTGCCGTTCCGTCGACGACCACGACGGTGGACAGCGGCGAGTCGGCAGCCGCCGACAGGAGCCGGTCGGACTGCTCGGCCTGCGTGAAGCCTGCCACCGCACCGGTTTCGACGATCTGGCGATGCAGACCAGGCACCGGCTGCAACGGGTTGACGAGCGTGACCGTCGCCCCGGCTCGCAACGAACCGTAGTACGCGACAACGAATTCGATGCTGTTGGTGAGGTAGATCAGCACCACGTCGCGTTCGGCGACGCCCGCCGACCGGAGCGCCGACGCGACCGCCGCCGAACGTGAGTCGAGTTCGGCGTAGGTCAGCGTCGTGTCGCCGTCGACCACGGCCGCACGGTCGCCGTACAGGGCGGCCATGCTGGCCGGGACGACCGCCATGCTCGTATCCGGGTAGGTGAGCGTGGTCGCGGTCGCGGCACTCATCGCGGAGCCATGCGGATCGCGCCGTCGAGGCGGATGGTCTCGCCGTTGAGGTACGCGTTCTCCAGGATGTTCGCAGCGAGCTGCCCGAACTCGTCGGGGCGGCCGAGTCGCGACGGGTTGGGGATGCTCGCCGCGAGGGAGGCGCGCACGTCGTCACGCAGGCGGGCCAGCAGCGGGGTGTCCATGGTGCCGGGCGCGATGGTGTTGACGCGGATCAGCTTGCTGGCCAGGTCGCGGGCGGCGGTCAGGGTCATGCCGACGATGCCCGCCTTGGACGCCGTGTAGTTGATCTGGCCGATCTGGCCCTCGAACGCCGCGACCGACGCGGTCATGATGATGGCGCCGCGCTCGCCGTCGATGGGCTCCAGACGCGCGATGCGCTCGGCACCCAGCGACAGCGCGTGGAACGATCCGACCAGGTTCAGCTTGATGACGAACTCGAAGTCCTCCGCCGATCCGGCCTTGCCCTCCTTGTCGAGGATGCGCATACGGCGGCCCGCGCCGGCGCAGTGCACGAGGCCACGCAGGCCACCGCGCTCGTCGGCGACATCGAGTGCGGCCGCGAACTGTTCGGCATCGGTGATGTCGGCGGCGGCGAAGGAGGCCGCCGAACCGAGACCTTCGGCGACGGCCTGGCCGTCGGACGAGGGCAGGTCGATCAGGGTGACCAGGCCGCCGGCGTCGATGACCCGCTTGGCGGTGGCCAGGCCCAGACCGGAGGCGCCACCGGTGACCGCGACGGAGAGTCCCTTGAGTTCCATTGTGCTGATATGCCTTTCGAGTTCGGTTGACCGACAGGTCAGAGGAGTTCGAGGATGGTGGTGTTGGCCATGCCGCCGGCCTCACACATCGACTGGAGGCCGTAGCGGATCCCGTTGTCGCGCATGTGGTGCACGAGGCGGGTCATCAGGATGGCGCCCGATCCGCCGAGCGGGTGGCCGACGGCGATCGCGCCACCGAGGGGGTTGAGGCGCTCGAGGTCGGCGCCTGTCTCGGCCTGCCACGCGAGCGGCACCGGGGCGAAGGCCTCGTTGATCTCGAAGGCCCCGATGTCGTCGATCGACAGTCCGGCACGCTTGAGCGCCTTGGCGGTCGACGGGATGGGGCCGGTCAGCATGACGACCGGGTCGTCGGCGGCGACGACGGCGGTGTGGACGCGGGCGATCGGTGTCAGGCCATGGGATTTCGCGGTCTCCGACGACATGACCAGCAGGGCGCCCGATCCGTCGGAGATCTGCGACGAGTTGCCGGCGTGGATGACGCCGTTCTCGGCGAACGCGGGCTTGAGCTTGGCGAGCGACTCCACGGTGCCGCCGCGGCGGATGCCCTCGTCACCTTCGAGCACACCGGGGATCGGGGCGAGCTGAGCGTCGAAGGCGCCACGGTCGGCGGC harbors:
- a CDS encoding PQQ-dependent sugar dehydrogenase, producing the protein MHRRDFLAAVALGGLGVVAACAPDSSSRTTGTPTSDPSAPGMPAPSTGTATTVDPTRITTVASGLNVPWAFAFLRDGSALVTQRDDATVVRVVPGRPVTTVGDVADAAPRGEGGLQGIALAPGDESAVYLYYTTDHDNRLIRMEFDGDRLTDPRPLLTGLDFASNHHGGALLFDSTGHLFVAVGDAAEPDVAQDVRSLNGKILRVDRDGRAAAGNPFGNEVWSYGHRNIEGLAFDSANRLWATEFGQNGQDELNLIRRGGNYGWPTVEGESDDPRFVAPQATWSTSEASPAGLAILGDRAYMAALRGRRLWEIPLAGESAGRPVDVLADTFGRLRAVAVAPDGALWLGTSNTDGRGRPVEGDDRILRVPLAAT
- a CDS encoding SDR family NAD(P)-dependent oxidoreductase, with product MELKGLSVAVTGGASGLGLATAKRVIDAGGLVTLIDLPSSDGQAVAEGLGSAASFAAADITDAEQFAAALDVADERGGLRGLVHCAGAGRRMRILDKEGKAGSAEDFEFVIKLNLVGSFHALSLGAERIARLEPIDGERGAIIMTASVAAFEGQIGQINYTASKAGIVGMTLTAARDLASKLIRVNTIAPGTMDTPLLARLRDDVRASLAASIPNPSRLGRPDEFGQLAANILENAYLNGETIRLDGAIRMAPR
- a CDS encoding acetyl-CoA C-acetyltransferase, which produces MRDVVICEPVRTPIGRYGGMFKSLTAVDLGVTALKGLLERTGLDGEKVEDVILGHCNGNSEAPALGRVIALDAGLPITVGGMHIDRRCGSGLQAVIQAAYQVGSGDNDLVVAGGAESMSNASFYSVDMRWGGARTGIAMHDSLVRARSTAGGKHYPVPGGMIETAENLRKEYEISREEQDELAVESHTRAVRAQKDGVLAEEIIPVTVPGRGGDTVIDTDEHPRPDVSLESLAKLKPIMGKADPEATVTAGNASGQNDAASMAIVTTGEVAEKLGLRPLVRLVSWGLAGVPPRTMGIGPVPATENALAKAGLTLADIDLIELNEAFAAQALAVTREWGFGRFGSGGDFDRTNVHGSGISLGHPVGATGGRMLASLARELQRREARYGLETMCIGGGQGLAAIFERVA
- the fabG gene encoding 3-oxoacyl-ACP reductase FabG, coding for MSSTTAQPLLEGRTAVITGAAQGIGFEIARSFVDAGAKVVLGDLNLDAAQAAADKLGDRDVARAVKCDVVEAGEVDALLAEAVDGFGSLDVLVNNAGITRDATMRTMTEEDFDLVISVHLKGTWNGTRKAAAIMREQKSGAIVNISSLSGKVGMVGQTNYSAAKAGIVGMTKAAAKEMAHHGVRVNAIQPGLIRSAMTEAMPQKAWDQKMSEIPMHRAGEVEEVASVALFLASDMSSYMTGTVLEVTGGRFM
- a CDS encoding acyl-CoA dehydrogenase family protein; translated protein: MTGVIQQPTTTSQVSAEDFADILAATREFVREVVVPREQEILDTDAIPEDIRQTAKDMGLFGYAIPQEWGGLGLDLTQDAELAMELGYTSLALRSMFGTNNGIAGQVLVSFGTDEQKATWLEKIASGEVVASFALTEPGAGSDPAGLRTKAVRDGDDWVISGEKRFITNAPLANLFVVFARTRPADENGTGIAVFLVPADSAGLTVGAKDRKMGQEGAWTADVHFDGVRVPNSALIGGSEDVGYKAAMLSLARGRVHIAALSVGTAQRALDESIAWAATATQGGNPIGEFQLVQAMLADQQTGVMAGRALVRDAACAWVEGTDRRLAPSAAKLFCTEMVGKVADLAVQIHGGNGYMRDVPVERIYREVRLLRLYEGTSEIQRLIIGRNLYKQGTKNAQR
- a CDS encoding thiolase family protein, whose product is MRDAVIVDAVRAPIGRRRGALSGIHPADLSAHVLEALVERTGIDPAIVDDVVWGCVSQSSEQAGNIARTAILAAGWPESVPGTTVTRACGSSQQAVSQAAAAVISGQQDVVIAGGVESMSRVAMGSSAPSGEHFPATVLDRYGIDKFSQGLGAETIAAKWGFDRTRLDEFSLRSHELAAAAADRGAFDAQLAPIPGVLEGDEGIRRGGTVESLAKLKPAFAENGVIHAGNSSQISDGSGALLVMSSETAKSHGLTPIARVHTAVVAADDPVVMLTGPIPSTAKALKRAGLSIDDIGAFEINEAFAPVPLAWQAETGADLERLNPLGGAIAVGHPLGGSGAILMTRLVHHMRDNGIRYGLQSMCEAGGMANTTILELL
- a CDS encoding class I adenylate-forming enzyme family protein; the protein is MSAATATTLTYPDTSMAVVPASMAALYGDRAAVVDGDTTLTYAELDSRSAAVASALRSAGVAERDVVLIYLTNSIEFVVAYYGSLRAGATVTLVNPLQPVPGLHRQIVETGAVAGFTQAEQSDRLLSAAADSPLSTVVVVDGTAAAVEGVRVTSLEEFTAGHSEVPAVAVSSDDVAHLAFTGGTTGVSKGVRVLHRNVLGNVTQMIGWRAGHAIEVGDDGLLRLTPREGSARGVVPGDAATVVVSPLFHAHALINMSFLLLCGATHVFAGRFEPGRMLALIEQHRASYVTGSPAMWHALAVHPDVESRDLTSVRVVSSGAAPIDLVTLEQLEKAFPAAAIVEGYGLTEATCLVSSAPLTAEGQYRLGSVGLPTFDTEVEIRAADDPSIVLPAGERGQLWVRGPQVTDGYLGHPEKTAEQFVDGWLDTGDIAYRDADGCIYICDRAKDMLIYKGYNVYPRELEEILVTHADVAAAAVVGREAGHVGQEPVAFLVPKDGHVIDEDAVAAFVAEQVLPYKKIRDVFVVGELPTSAAGKIQKVALRERLGTA